Proteins found in one Arachis stenosperma cultivar V10309 chromosome 8, arast.V10309.gnm1.PFL2, whole genome shotgun sequence genomic segment:
- the LOC130945076 gene encoding probable diphthine methyl ester synthase: MLFIIGLGLGDERDITLRGLEAVKSCEKVYMESYTSLLSFGLDSHGLSNLEKLYGKTITLADREMVEEKAHHILEEARHSHVAFLVVGDPFGATTHTDLVVRAKKMGIHVQSVHNASVMNAIGICGLQLYRYGETVSIPFFTDSWRPDSFYEKIHSNRTMGLHTLCLLDIRVKEPTLESLARGRKTYEPPRYMTINTAIEQLLEVVQERQQPAYTEDTQCVGFARLGSDDQMIIAGTMKQLQMVDFGAPLHCLVITGNTHPLEEEMLEFYRCRT, encoded by the exons atgctGTTCATAATTGGATTAGGATTGGGAGATGAGAGAGACATAACGTTGAGGGGGTTGGAAGCAGTGAAGAGCTGCGAAAAGGTTTACATGGAATCCTACACTTCCCTCCTCTCATTTGGGCTCGACTCTCATGGCCTCTCCAACCTGGAAAAGCTGTATGGGAAAACTATAACTCTAGCAGACAGAGAGATGGTGGAAGAGAAAGCCCATCACATTCTTGAAGAAGCTCGCCACTCCCATGTCGCCTTCCTCGTTGTTGGGGACCCTTTTGGGGCCACAACCCACACTGACCTTGTTGTTAGAGCTAAGAAGATGGGGATTCATGTCCAGAGTGTGCACAATGCCTCTGTCATGAATGCTATTGGCATCTGCGGTCTCCAACTGTATCGCTATGGCGAAACTGTTTCCATTCCGTTCTTCACTGACTCTTGGAGGCCCGATAGCTTCTATGAAAAGATTCACAGTAATCGAACCATGGGACTCCACACACTTTGCTTGTTAG ATATTCGTGTGAAGGAGCCCACCCTCGAATCTCTGGCAAG aggaagaaaaaCCTATGAACCCCCCAGATATATGACCATAAACACAGCCATTGAGCAGCTCTTGGAGGTTGTGCAAGAGCGCCAACAACCTG CCTACACTGAAGATACCCAGTGTGTTGGGTTTGCTCGGCTAGGAAGTGACGATCAGATGATTATAGCTGGAACAATGAAGCAGCTGCAGATGGTTGATTTTGGAGCCCCTTTACACTGCCTTGTCATAACAGGCAATACCCATCCATTAGAGGAAGAAATGCTCGAGTTTTACAGATGTAGGACCTAG